From Bacillus sp. FSL K6-3431, the proteins below share one genomic window:
- a CDS encoding NAD/NADP octopine/nopaline dehydrogenase family protein, which translates to MKITIVGAGHGGTTIAADLKEKGHFVKLLKTSKGLHNEHFEYLKENNGEITLLEDANETSVKIDEVTTDIKKAITGAEIIIIYVQTNYHEQVIRSILPFITDDQIVLLEPGYLSTAYFLKHKKYMNFTIVEAQSSPIDCRIIAPGKVKVLYRNSRNPVAIFTEKDKANIQNKLDELQYNFIYLETVIEAALHNPNLIVHTIGGIMSMPRIEYTVGEYWMYKEVFTPQVWNIVDSLDGEKMDVLEKVGAERLSYVDACRFRNSKDLSIDSKQAFLDYAKNSSPEGPFEADSRFITEDVPEGLVLLESLGQMLDVKTPTCTGLINIASSALNIDFRKNARTVEQLGKENLAIIMAQRNAVPSL; encoded by the coding sequence ATGAAAATTACAATTGTAGGAGCCGGGCACGGTGGAACGACGATAGCAGCAGATTTAAAAGAAAAAGGTCACTTCGTAAAGTTATTGAAAACATCGAAGGGACTGCATAACGAACATTTTGAGTATCTGAAAGAAAATAATGGTGAAATCACTTTATTGGAAGATGCTAATGAAACTTCAGTAAAGATAGATGAAGTGACGACTGATATCAAAAAAGCGATAACAGGTGCAGAAATAATCATCATTTATGTCCAAACGAATTATCATGAACAAGTGATTAGAAGTATATTACCTTTCATAACGGATGATCAGATAGTATTGCTTGAACCTGGTTATTTATCGACAGCTTATTTCTTAAAACATAAAAAGTATATGAATTTTACAATTGTTGAGGCGCAAAGTTCCCCTATCGATTGTAGAATCATTGCACCTGGAAAAGTAAAGGTTTTATATAGAAACTCAAGAAATCCAGTGGCCATTTTTACAGAAAAAGACAAAGCTAATATCCAAAACAAATTGGATGAACTCCAATATAACTTTATTTACCTCGAAACAGTCATAGAAGCAGCGCTTCATAATCCGAATCTTATTGTTCATACCATTGGTGGCATTATGAGTATGCCTAGAATTGAATACACTGTTGGAGAATACTGGATGTATAAAGAAGTATTTACACCCCAAGTGTGGAATATTGTTGACAGTCTTGACGGCGAGAAAATGGATGTACTTGAAAAGGTGGGTGCGGAAAGACTTTCTTATGTGGATGCCTGTCGATTCCGTAACTCCAAAGACCTAAGCATAGATAGTAAACAAGCTTTTCTCGATTATGCCAAGAATAGCTCTCCAGAAGGCCCGTTTGAAGCGGATTCCAGATTTATAACTGAAGATGTCCCAGAAGGTTTGGTATTACTGGAATCATTGGGACAGATGTTAGATGTTAAAACACCTACCTGCACAGGGCTGATTAACATTGCATCTTCTGCCTTGAACATAGACTTCAGGAAAAAC